In a genomic window of Zingiber officinale cultivar Zhangliang chromosome 9B, Zo_v1.1, whole genome shotgun sequence:
- the LOC122022953 gene encoding uncharacterized protein LOC122022953 yields MDCNREDAKRIMELAEIKFKANDVEGAKCIAQKACDMFGDLPDIRRAVAAYEVHLAAAQKNWHAVLRLRPGEDDQQKVREQFLKMSILTHPDKNSSSAADGAFKFVMEAWSRLSIMAARSKSSNSNAKDDDNNNNAESGRKRQQEEEESSKSNKKRHEEEETNKKRHEEEETNKSSNTDDVCPQCVDGCCKFLDKERTIKRCETCKLIVLMARDLNFKLRVEGRGTVKLAWEKLRIEVQSANKVNIQGGGCIEITPTNSDE; encoded by the coding sequence ATGGATTGTAACAGGGAGGATGCGAAGAGGATCATGGAGCTTGCGGAGATCAAGTTCAAGGCCAACGACGTCGAGGGAGCCAAGTGCATTGCCCAAAAGGCCTGCGACATGTTCGGCGACCTTCCAGACATCCGCCGCGCCGTCGCAGCCTACGAGGTCCACCTCGCGGCCGCCCAGAAGAACTGGCACGCCGTCCTCCGCCTCCGCCCTGGCGAGGACGACCAGCAGAAGGTCCGCGAGCAGTTCCTCAAGATGTCCATCCTCACGCACCCTGACAAGAACTCCTCCTCGGCAGCCGACGGCGCATTCAAGTTCGTCATGGAGGCCTGGAGCCGGCTATCCATTATGGCCGCCCGCAGCAAAAGCAGCAACAGCAACGCCAAAGATGACGACAACAACAACAATGCGGAAAGTGGCCGCAAAAGGCaacaggaggaagaggagagcagCAAGAGCAACAAGAAGCGGCATGAGGAAGAGGAGACCAACAAGAAGCGGCATGAGGAAGAGGAGACCAACAAGAGCAGCAATACGGACGACGTTTGCCCGCAGTGCGTCGACGGATGCTGCAAGTTCCTGGACAAGGAGCGGACCATCAAAAGGTGCGAAACGTGCAAGCTGATCGTCCTTATGGCCAGGGATTTGAACTTCAAGTTGAGGGTGGAAGGTCGCGGCACGGTCAAGTTGGCCTGGGAGAAGCTGAGGATCGAAGTGCAGAGCGCAAACAAGGTGAACATCCAGGGAGGAGGATGCATTGAAATTACTCCCACCAATTCTGATGAATAG